A genomic stretch from Mycobacterium paraterrae includes:
- a CDS encoding ATP-dependent helicase, with protein sequence MSFHWGPEAHPVLDPGLRGTVRVLGGPGTGKSSLLIDVAAARIAMGTDPESVLLLTGSGRIGAQARSALTARLLESQRMGLRPAVIREPLVRSVHSYAFAVLRLAAQRAGGPPPRLVTSAEQDAIIAELLAGEIADGADGWPTELRAALSTTGFAAELRELLTRCAERGVDPQQLERVGRLSGRPEWVAAGRFARNYEQVMLLRAAVGTAAPQATTPAVGAAELVGAALEAFAVDPELLAGERARIGVLLVDDAQQLDPQAALLVRVLAAGAEVTLLAGDPDQAVFGFRGAEPAALLGQGTPSVTLTTSHRCAPAVARAVSGIAGRLAGGGQIDGSGDDYGSVRVQLAGSAGAEATMIADYLRRAHLVDGVPWSQMAVVVRSVPRAAGLPHALARAGVPVAPTALTGPLAAQPAVRTLCTVLAATADGLTGEQARALVTGPIGRVDPVSLRQLRRTLRRGEKGGASQDFGDQLVEVLGATSPARLTATQAKSLGRVRGVLDAAADSHRRGEDPRYTLWAAWQRSGLQRRWLTACERGGPAGVQAGRDLDAVTALFDATDQYLARTAGASLRGLIDHLTAEQLFTAGAERAAAEEVSVLSAHAALGHEWDLVVVAGLQEGLWPNTVPRGGVLGTQRLLDVLDGVAESASMRAPLLAEERRLLVGALGRARTRLLVTAVDGESSGVDEASMPSPFFAEIAQWSTGAADLARPNGGDLPQPVVAPRVLSTSAVVGRLRGVVCAPQGAVSDAMRGCAATQLARLAAAGVAGADPAGWYGMAEVSTTEPMWSREEHPEHVVTLTPSSLQTLTDCPLRWMAERHGGTDARDLGSTVGSLVHALIAEPGRSESELLADLERAWRHLPFESRWYADNELVRHRAMVEAFLAWRAQTRGQLTEVGVEVEVDGVLADGEVRLRGRVDRIERDAAGRLVIVDVKTGKTPVTKDDAQRHAQLAAYQLAVAEGLVDHGDEPGGGRLVYLGKPGSGGATEREQDPLTPDARDQWRAKIRDAAAATAGPQFIARVNDGCTHCPVRPSCPAHTGLDGKEPA encoded by the coding sequence ATGTCCTTCCACTGGGGCCCAGAGGCCCACCCTGTGCTCGATCCCGGTCTGCGCGGGACGGTACGCGTGCTGGGCGGGCCCGGCACGGGGAAGAGCTCGCTGCTGATCGACGTGGCAGCTGCCCGCATCGCGATGGGCACCGATCCGGAATCCGTTCTGCTGCTCACCGGGTCGGGCCGGATCGGCGCCCAGGCGCGCAGCGCGCTGACGGCGCGACTCCTGGAGTCCCAGCGCATGGGTCTGCGTCCCGCGGTCATCCGTGAACCATTGGTGCGCAGCGTGCACAGCTACGCGTTTGCCGTCCTGCGGCTGGCGGCTCAGCGTGCCGGCGGTCCACCGCCGCGGCTCGTGACTAGCGCCGAGCAGGACGCGATCATCGCCGAGCTGCTGGCCGGCGAGATCGCCGACGGTGCCGACGGATGGCCGACCGAACTGCGGGCGGCCCTGAGCACGACGGGTTTCGCGGCCGAACTGCGCGAGCTGCTGACCCGATGCGCCGAGCGCGGGGTCGACCCGCAGCAGCTGGAGCGGGTGGGTCGGCTGTCGGGCCGTCCGGAATGGGTTGCCGCGGGCCGGTTCGCGCGCAACTACGAACAGGTGATGCTGCTGCGGGCCGCCGTGGGAACGGCGGCTCCGCAGGCGACCACACCGGCGGTCGGGGCCGCCGAACTGGTGGGCGCCGCGCTGGAGGCGTTTGCGGTGGACCCGGAGTTGCTCGCGGGCGAACGGGCCCGGATCGGTGTGTTGCTGGTCGACGATGCGCAGCAACTGGATCCGCAGGCCGCCCTGTTGGTGCGGGTGCTGGCGGCCGGGGCAGAAGTGACGCTGCTGGCCGGCGACCCGGACCAGGCGGTGTTCGGCTTCCGTGGCGCCGAGCCTGCCGCGCTGCTGGGCCAGGGCACTCCATCGGTCACGCTGACGACGTCACACCGCTGCGCCCCGGCCGTGGCGAGGGCTGTCTCGGGCATCGCGGGTCGCCTGGCCGGCGGGGGCCAGATCGACGGCAGCGGAGACGATTACGGTTCGGTGCGAGTCCAGTTGGCCGGCTCCGCCGGTGCCGAGGCGACAATGATCGCCGACTACCTGCGGCGCGCTCATCTGGTCGACGGCGTGCCGTGGTCGCAGATGGCGGTCGTGGTGCGGTCGGTCCCGCGGGCGGCTGGGCTGCCGCACGCCTTGGCGCGCGCCGGTGTACCGGTTGCCCCGACCGCGCTCACCGGGCCGCTGGCTGCGCAGCCCGCGGTGCGGACGCTGTGTACGGTGCTGGCCGCGACGGCCGACGGGCTCACCGGTGAGCAGGCCCGGGCGCTGGTGACCGGCCCGATCGGCCGGGTCGACCCGGTGTCGCTGCGTCAACTGCGGCGCACCCTGCGGCGCGGCGAAAAGGGCGGCGCGTCACAGGATTTCGGCGACCAGCTGGTGGAGGTGCTGGGCGCTACGTCGCCGGCCCGGCTCACCGCGACCCAGGCCAAGTCGCTGGGGCGGGTGCGTGGGGTGCTGGACGCGGCCGCCGACTCCCACCGGCGCGGCGAGGATCCGCGCTACACGCTGTGGGCGGCATGGCAGCGGTCTGGTCTGCAGCGTCGTTGGCTGACCGCGTGTGAGCGCGGCGGTCCCGCCGGCGTCCAGGCTGGTCGCGATCTCGACGCGGTCACGGCGTTGTTCGACGCCACCGATCAGTACCTCGCGCGGACCGCCGGCGCATCGTTGCGCGGACTGATCGATCATCTGACGGCCGAGCAGCTTTTCACCGCTGGTGCCGAACGAGCTGCCGCGGAGGAGGTCTCGGTGCTCAGCGCCCACGCGGCGCTCGGCCATGAGTGGGATCTCGTCGTCGTCGCCGGCTTGCAGGAAGGGTTGTGGCCCAACACGGTTCCGCGCGGGGGAGTGCTGGGTACACAGCGGCTGCTGGACGTGCTGGACGGCGTTGCCGAAAGCGCGTCGATGCGCGCGCCGCTGCTCGCCGAGGAGCGGCGCCTGCTGGTCGGCGCGCTGGGACGGGCGCGCACCCGGCTGCTCGTCACCGCGGTCGACGGCGAGAGCAGTGGCGTCGACGAGGCCAGCATGCCGTCACCGTTCTTCGCCGAAATCGCCCAGTGGTCTACCGGAGCCGCCGACCTGGCACGCCCCAATGGCGGCGACCTGCCGCAGCCGGTCGTCGCGCCGCGAGTGCTGTCCACCAGCGCGGTGGTGGGCCGGTTGCGCGGTGTCGTGTGCGCACCGCAGGGAGCGGTCAGCGACGCGATGCGAGGCTGTGCCGCAACCCAATTGGCGCGCCTGGCGGCGGCAGGCGTCGCGGGCGCCGACCCCGCCGGCTGGTATGGCATGGCGGAAGTCAGCACGACCGAGCCGATGTGGAGCAGGGAAGAGCATCCAGAACATGTCGTGACGCTGACGCCGTCGAGCCTGCAGACGCTGACCGACTGCCCGCTGCGCTGGATGGCCGAACGCCACGGCGGCACCGATGCACGCGACCTCGGCTCGACCGTCGGCTCTCTCGTGCACGCGCTGATCGCCGAGCCGGGTCGCAGCGAGTCCGAGTTGCTCGCCGACCTGGAACGCGCTTGGCGGCATCTGCCTTTCGAATCACGCTGGTACGCCGACAATGAACTTGTCCGGCACCGGGCCATGGTGGAGGCTTTCCTGGCGTGGCGGGCGCAGACCCGTGGGCAGCTCACCGAAGTCGGCGTCGAAGTCGAGGTCGACGGGGTTCTGGCCGACGGTGAGGTCCGGCTGCGCGGCCGCGTCGACCGCATCGAACGCGACGCGGCCGGGCGGCTGGTGATCGTGGACGTCAAGACCGGCAAGACGCCGGTTACCAAGGACGATGCGCAGCGCCACGCTCAGCTGGCCGCCTACCAGCTTGCGGTGGCCGAAGGCCTGGTCGACCACGGCGACGAGCCCGGCGGCGGCCGTCTCGTCTATCTCGGCAAGCCAGGGTCGGGCGGCGCCACCGAGCGCGAGCAGGATCCGCTGACGCCCGACGCGCGAGACCAGTGGCGCGCCAAGATCCGGGACGCGGCCGCAGCCACCGCCGGACCGCAATTCATTGCGAGGGTCAACGACGGATGCACGCACTGCCCGGTGCGGCCGAGTTGCCCGGCGCACACGGGGCTCGACGGAAAGGAACCCGCATGA
- a CDS encoding TIGR02569 family protein, which translates to MSIEPPPEHVLSAFGLSGVRPIPLGAAWEGGWRCGEVVLSMVAENARAAWSARVRETLFVDGVRLARPVRSTDGRYVVSGWRADTFVAGQPEPRHDEVVSAAVRLHEATGKLERPRFLTQGPTAPWADVDVFIAADRAAWEERPLQSVPASARTASPTADGQRSVELINQLAGLRRPTKSPNQLVDGDLYGTVLFAGAAAPGIIDITPYWRPASWAAGVVVVDALSWGEADEGLIDRWNALPEWPQMLLRALMFRLAVHALHPRSTAAAFPGLARTAALVRLIL; encoded by the coding sequence GTGAGTATCGAGCCGCCGCCCGAGCATGTGTTGTCGGCGTTCGGATTGAGCGGCGTTCGGCCAATTCCGTTGGGTGCCGCGTGGGAGGGCGGCTGGCGTTGCGGCGAGGTGGTGCTCTCGATGGTCGCCGAGAACGCCCGGGCTGCCTGGTCCGCGCGGGTGCGCGAAACGTTGTTCGTCGACGGAGTGCGATTGGCCCGCCCGGTGCGCTCGACCGACGGGCGCTACGTGGTCTCCGGTTGGCGCGCCGACACGTTCGTCGCCGGTCAACCCGAGCCGCGGCATGACGAGGTGGTGTCGGCCGCGGTGCGGCTGCACGAGGCCACCGGCAAGCTCGAGCGGCCGCGTTTCCTGACCCAGGGGCCGACCGCGCCGTGGGCCGACGTCGACGTCTTCATCGCCGCCGACCGGGCCGCCTGGGAGGAACGCCCGCTGCAATCCGTGCCGGCGTCGGCGCGTACGGCGTCACCCACCGCGGACGGCCAGCGCTCGGTCGAGCTGATCAATCAGCTTGCCGGACTTCGTCGTCCGACCAAGAGCCCGAATCAATTGGTCGATGGCGACCTCTATGGCACCGTGTTGTTCGCGGGCGCGGCCGCGCCCGGGATCATCGACATCACGCCGTACTGGCGGCCCGCGTCGTGGGCGGCGGGCGTGGTCGTCGTCGACGCATTGTCCTGGGGTGAGGCCGACGAGGGGCTCATCGACCGCTGGAACGCCCTGCCGGAGTGGCCGCAGATGTTGTTGCGCGCGTTGATGTTCCGCCTTGCGGTGCATGCGTTGCATCCGCGCTCCACCGCCGCGGCGTTCCCGGGTCTGGCGCGGACGGCCGCGTTGGTGCGGCTGATCCTCTAG
- a CDS encoding DUF3152 domain-containing protein yields the protein MTFDPEWRGGSRTPVLREDWREPLRAQRDPLAWGGPGRVRSNRDSSRWRKQSWLGRFVSTYGWRAYALPVLIAVTGVVLYQTVTGTSASAPASGHPLQGPPKIGAVGTVIVDAPPRGLTQYDASLPTGMLPNGGPFTEAGAKTWQVVPGVTPQVGQGAVKVFKYTVEVENGMDPTAFGGADAFAAMVDSTLANPKSWTHDAQFAFARVDGTGRVKPDIRISLSTPMTVREGCGYEFPLETSCYNPSYGAGVEPRVFINEARWVRGALSFQGDVGSYRQYLINHEVGHAIGYLRHEPCDKPGGLAPIMMQQTFSTSDDDNSKFDPEYVKPDGKTCRFNPWPYPIA from the coding sequence GTGACCTTCGACCCCGAGTGGCGCGGGGGCAGCCGGACGCCGGTTCTTCGCGAAGACTGGCGCGAGCCGCTACGCGCTCAGCGCGACCCACTGGCGTGGGGAGGCCCCGGACGGGTCCGGTCGAATCGGGACAGCAGTCGCTGGCGCAAGCAAAGTTGGCTGGGTCGTTTTGTCTCCACCTACGGCTGGCGCGCTTACGCGCTGCCGGTGCTGATCGCGGTCACCGGTGTCGTGCTCTACCAGACCGTCACCGGAACCAGCGCTTCTGCGCCTGCCTCGGGTCACCCGTTGCAGGGTCCGCCGAAGATCGGCGCGGTCGGCACGGTGATCGTCGACGCCCCGCCCCGCGGCCTGACCCAATACGACGCCAGCCTGCCCACCGGCATGCTGCCCAACGGCGGACCCTTCACCGAAGCAGGCGCCAAGACATGGCAGGTGGTTCCGGGCGTGACACCGCAGGTCGGTCAGGGTGCGGTCAAGGTCTTCAAATACACCGTCGAGGTCGAAAACGGCATGGATCCCACCGCGTTCGGCGGTGCCGACGCGTTTGCCGCGATGGTCGACTCGACGCTGGCGAACCCGAAGAGCTGGACCCACGACGCGCAGTTCGCGTTCGCCAGGGTCGACGGCACCGGCCGCGTCAAGCCCGATATCCGCATCTCGCTGAGCACGCCGATGACCGTCCGCGAGGGTTGCGGCTACGAATTTCCGCTCGAGACGTCTTGCTACAACCCGTCTTACGGGGCCGGTGTCGAACCGCGGGTGTTCATCAACGAGGCCCGCTGGGTGCGCGGTGCCCTGTCCTTCCAGGGTGACGTCGGCTCCTACCGGCAATATTTGATCAACCACGAGGTCGGCCACGCCATCGGTTACTTGCGCCACGAGCCGTGCGACAAACCGGGCGGTCTGGCGCCGATCATGATGCAGCAGACGTTCTCCACCTCCGACGACGACAACTCGAAGTTCGATCCGGAGTACGTCAAGCCGGACGGCAAGACCTGTCGCTTCAATCCCTGGCCGTATCCGATCGCCTAA
- a CDS encoding TetR/AcrR family transcriptional regulator produces the protein MSDLANAAGRSGVKPGNSARRGNRLPRDERRGQLLIAASDIFVDRGYHAAGMDEIAERAGVSKPVLYQHFSSKLELYLAVLQRHVENLVSGVRQALRTTTDNRQRLRSAVQAFFDFIEHDSQGYRLIFDNDYTTEPQVAAQVRVATESCIDAVFDLISADSGLDPHRARMIAVALVALSVDCARYWLDADRPISKDDAVDGTVLFAWGGLSHVPLTRS, from the coding sequence ATGAGCGATCTCGCCAACGCTGCCGGCAGGAGCGGGGTGAAGCCCGGCAACTCGGCCCGGCGCGGAAACCGACTGCCTCGTGACGAGCGTCGGGGCCAGTTGCTCATCGCGGCCAGCGACATCTTCGTCGATCGCGGCTACCACGCCGCCGGCATGGACGAGATCGCCGAGCGCGCTGGTGTGAGTAAACCCGTTCTCTACCAACACTTTTCCAGCAAGCTCGAGCTGTATCTGGCGGTGCTGCAGCGCCACGTCGAGAATTTGGTGTCCGGCGTGCGCCAGGCGCTGCGCACCACCACCGACAACCGGCAGCGGCTGCGGTCAGCGGTGCAGGCATTCTTCGACTTCATCGAGCACGACAGCCAGGGCTACCGGCTGATCTTCGACAACGACTACACCACCGAGCCCCAGGTCGCCGCCCAGGTGCGGGTCGCCACCGAGTCGTGCATCGACGCGGTATTCGACTTGATCAGTGCCGACTCGGGTTTGGACCCGCACCGCGCGCGGATGATCGCCGTGGCTCTGGTCGCGCTCAGCGTCGACTGCGCCCGCTATTGGCTGGACGCCGACCGCCCGATCAGTAAGGACGACGCCGTCGACGGCACCGTGCTGTTCGCGTGGGGCGGCCTGTCACACGTGCCCCTTACCCGGTCGTAG
- a CDS encoding alpha/beta fold hydrolase: MTSLHVHRFGPDGPARLLALHGLTGHGQRWGHLADRYLPELAVIAPDLIGHGHSTWDAPWTIDANVSALEGLLAREADGPVTIVAHSFGSAIALRLAAAHPDRVSDLVLLDPAVALDGGWMREIADAMLASPDYADAAEARAAKTNGSWAGVDPAVVDTELDQHLVTLPSGRCTWRLSLPAMMSYWSELARDMALPPKGTHTTVVRAAWTSPPYVTDRLVAALAEQLGEDLEYVTLECDHMVAETKPADVAALILERMV; the protein is encoded by the coding sequence GTGACTTCGTTGCACGTGCATAGGTTCGGGCCCGACGGTCCAGCGCGGTTGCTCGCGCTGCACGGTCTCACCGGACACGGCCAGCGGTGGGGACATTTGGCCGACCGCTATCTACCCGAATTGGCCGTCATCGCACCGGATCTCATTGGACACGGCCACTCGACGTGGGATGCCCCGTGGACGATCGACGCCAACGTGTCCGCGCTGGAAGGTCTGCTGGCGCGAGAGGCCGACGGACCGGTGACGATCGTGGCGCACTCGTTCGGCAGCGCGATCGCCCTGCGACTCGCGGCCGCCCATCCCGACCGCGTCTCAGACCTCGTGCTGCTCGATCCGGCAGTCGCACTCGACGGCGGGTGGATGCGCGAGATCGCCGACGCCATGTTGGCCTCGCCCGATTACGCTGACGCCGCGGAGGCCCGCGCGGCGAAGACCAACGGTTCCTGGGCGGGCGTGGATCCCGCCGTCGTCGACACCGAATTGGACCAGCACCTCGTCACGCTGCCCAGCGGTCGGTGCACCTGGCGGCTCAGCTTGCCGGCCATGATGTCCTATTGGAGCGAACTGGCTCGTGATATGGCGTTGCCGCCCAAAGGAACTCACACCACCGTGGTGCGGGCGGCGTGGACGTCACCGCCCTATGTCACCGATCGCCTGGTCGCCGCGCTGGCGGAACAGCTGGGCGAGGATCTCGAATACGTGACCTTGGAGTGCGATCACATGGTGGCCGAGACCAAACCCGCCGATGTCGCCGCGCTGATCCTCGAGCGAATGGTGTGA
- a CDS encoding MGMT family protein, producing the protein MAPITDEQVERVRALVASIPPGRVSTYGDIATVAKLSSPRIVGWIMRTDSKDLPWHRVITASGRPAKHLTTTQLELLRAEGVLAEDGKIPLDELRFVFPD; encoded by the coding sequence ATGGCGCCGATCACCGATGAGCAAGTCGAACGGGTGCGCGCCTTAGTAGCGTCGATTCCCCCGGGCCGGGTTTCGACGTACGGCGATATCGCAACGGTGGCAAAGCTTTCCAGCCCGCGCATCGTCGGCTGGATCATGCGCACCGACTCGAAGGATCTGCCATGGCACCGGGTGATCACCGCGTCGGGCCGCCCGGCAAAGCACTTGACCACCACGCAACTCGAACTCCTCCGGGCCGAAGGGGTGCTGGCAGAAGACGGCAAGATTCCGCTCGACGAGCTGCGATTCGTCTTCCCCGACTAG
- the moeZ gene encoding adenylyltransferase/sulfurtransferase MoeZ — protein MPPLVDPADELTPDELTRYSRHLVIPGLGVDGQKRLKNARVLVIGAGGLGAPALLYLAAAGIGTLGIVDDDVVEESNLQRQIIHGVGDVGRPKAQSARDSIAEINPLVRVRLHEARLDRHNAVELFEQYDLILDGTDNFATRYLVNDAAALARKPYVWGSIYRFEGQVSVFWEDAPDGRGLNYRDLYPEPPPPGLVPSCAEGGVLGVLCASIASVMGTEAIKLITGLGEPLLGRLLMYDALAMSHRTIAIRKDPAAPPITELVDYEQFCGVAPPAAGDSAITPRELRNLLDSGDTIILIDVREPAEWDINRIDGAQLIPSSSIDSGEGLAGLPRDRRPVLYCKTGVRSAAALTAVRNAGFADAVHLQGGIVAWAQQMQPDMVMY, from the coding sequence CTGCCCCCGCTTGTTGACCCGGCCGACGAGCTGACGCCGGACGAGTTGACCCGCTACAGCCGGCATCTCGTCATCCCCGGCCTGGGCGTCGACGGTCAAAAGCGACTGAAGAACGCGCGGGTGCTGGTGATCGGCGCGGGAGGTCTCGGCGCGCCGGCACTGTTGTACCTCGCCGCTGCCGGCATCGGCACCCTCGGCATCGTCGACGACGACGTGGTCGAGGAATCGAACTTGCAACGCCAGATCATCCACGGGGTCGGCGATGTCGGGCGGCCCAAGGCGCAGTCGGCGCGTGACTCGATCGCCGAGATCAATCCGCTGGTCCGGGTTCGCCTGCATGAGGCGCGGCTCGACCGCCATAACGCCGTCGAATTGTTCGAGCAGTACGACCTGATCCTCGACGGCACCGACAACTTCGCCACCCGCTACCTGGTCAACGACGCCGCGGCACTTGCTCGCAAGCCGTACGTGTGGGGATCCATCTACCGGTTCGAGGGCCAGGTGTCGGTCTTCTGGGAGGACGCGCCGGACGGTCGAGGCCTGAACTATCGCGACCTGTACCCGGAGCCGCCACCGCCAGGCCTGGTGCCGTCGTGCGCCGAAGGTGGCGTGCTGGGCGTGCTGTGCGCCTCGATCGCGTCGGTGATGGGCACCGAGGCGATCAAGCTGATCACCGGCCTCGGCGAACCGCTGCTGGGCCGGTTGCTGATGTACGACGCGCTGGCGATGAGCCACCGGACGATCGCGATCCGCAAGGACCCGGCTGCGCCGCCGATCACGGAGTTGGTCGACTACGAGCAGTTCTGCGGAGTCGCCCCGCCGGCGGCCGGCGACTCGGCTATCACCCCACGGGAACTGCGTAACCTACTCGATTCCGGCGACACGATCATCCTGATCGACGTGCGGGAGCCGGCCGAGTGGGACATCAATCGCATCGACGGTGCTCAGCTGATCCCGAGCTCGTCGATCGACTCCGGTGAGGGTCTGGCCGGGTTACCGCGCGACCGCAGGCCGGTGCTCTACTGCAAGACGGGAGTCCGCTCGGCCGCGGCGCTGACGGCGGTCCGCAACGCCGGGTTTGCCGATGCCGTACATCTGCAGGGCGGCATCGTGGCCTGGGCGCAGCAGATGCAGCCCGACATGGTGATGTACTGA